ATGAGGCATACTAAGAATCGGGCAATCTGCTGTGGGGTGAGTGCCTGGATGAATTGCTCTAACTATTCAAAGAGAATACAAATCACAAGATTAAAAGAGGCGAAAGAGAATGGTGCTGATTTACTTATTACTGCCTGTCCCAAATGTGAAATCCATTTCAATTGTGCAATGAGGGAAATGCCGGAAGCCCAGCGACAGGAAGAAATAAAGATTGAAATAAAGAATTTAGTGAACCTTATTGCAGAAGCAATAATAGAATAACCTATGAGTTTAAATTCGAAATTCCAAACTGTAGCGTCCAGTTTTAACTGGACGATAGCGCCCGACTTCCCCCTTTCTCCTGTAGCGCCCGAATTCATTCGGGCGATGAAATCTGTAGCGTCCAGTTTCAACTGGACGAAAAAGGATTGGAGAGATTATGAAAGAAGAAAATCGTCCATCTAAAGATGGACGCTACGATAAAAAGAATTGTAGCGCCCGAATTCATTCGGGCGAAAAATCCCGTCCATCTGAAGATGGACGCTACAAAAAATAAAAAGGAGACTCATGGAAAAAGAAAAAATCATTGTCAACTTTCGTTTTCGTGAGAAATTAAATAAAGTGCCGGGGGGCAAGCACCACAATTACTGTTATCAATGCAGTGCCTGTGTTGCCTCCTGTCCCGCAGCAAGATTTACAAAAGAATTTAACCCAAGGGTGATTCTGCTTAAGGCACTTCTGGGCATGGAAGAAGACCTAACCGGGAAGGATTCGGTAATCTGGCTCTGCACTAATTGCTATTCCTGTTATGAAAGGTGTCCGCAGGATGTAAGACCAATTGAAGTAATCATTGCCTTAAAGAATATCTGCGTTGAAAAAGGAACTGCTCCGGAAAATCTAACAAAATTATCTGAAAATATCAGTAAGACTGGGGTGAGTGTTGTAATTACTTCTGCGGTAAATCGTATCCGCCAGGAGCTCGGGCTGCCCGAGCTCAAAAAAATTCCAGTAGAAGAATTAAAAGAGATTATCTAAAAAAATAACTTCAAAATTCAGTGAGTATTTTTTTCATTTGCTTATCTCATTTAATGATAAAGAAATTGTCTGATGCAGTTTGAGGGGTTCTCTATTTGCATTGACAATTATTTTTTTTTGACTAAAATATAAATATGACGGTGAGGGTCGTAAAAGAAATAAAAAAAATTTTGGCAGAAGACAAATCCATAAAGTTTGCCTATCTCTTTGGTTCTTTTACTGAAGGAGAAAATTATAACGATATAGACATTGGAATCTATATTGTGCCATTGGTTGAGAAAAACCTTTTTAAGACTACATCGGATTTAAAATGCAAAATATCAAAAGTGCTGGTGAAAAAAGGGTTTAATATAAAGCCGGATAATGTTGACATAGTGGTTCTAAATTTAGTATCTTTTACTTTCCTAAATAGAGTCTTTAAAACCGGTACCCTGATTTTTGACCGAGACTATGATTTGAGGACCGACCTTATAGAGAAAAATGCCATTGCCTATCGCGGATGTATCGGTATTCTTAAAGAGACAAGCATATTATGAGAATTGATAAGGATCGCATTCAGAATTATCTTCAAGATATAAAATCATGTGTTAATGAGATTGAGAATCTCATTATCCAATATTCCGATAGTGAGATTCTTTCTCAGCCTTGGCTTTTAAGAGGCCTGAAGTATTTATTAATTGAAATTTCGGAAATAATGGCTAACACCCTGATGCATATTCTTGCTAAAGACAAAGGTAAGAGTGTATCTGGTTATATTGAAACAATTGTTAAAGCAGGAGAAACAGGAGTTCTGCCCAAAGACTTGGCGGAAAGATTGAAGCCTATTTTTGACTTCAGAAATTCCCTTGTTCATAGATATTGGACAATCTCAGATGAATCATTACTCTCTTTCGTCAGAGAGAACTATAAGTCATTTCTCAATTTCATAGAGGAAGTTGAAAGGTATATAAAGAATTCCCAAAGAAGGAAAAGATAGATATGAAGGTTGTCCCTTTCTGGGGCTGTATGATGCCCTTAAAATATCCACAGATGGAGTTGGCAATAAGAAAGACCCTTCCCAACTTGGGTGTTGAACTCGTTGACATTGAAGGATTCACCTGCTGTCCTGATCCGATCTATTTCAAATCAAGGGATAAGATGAAATGGCTTACGATTGCAGCAAGGAATCTTGCCGTTGCTGAAGAGACCGGGCTTGATGTTATCACAATGTGTTCGGGTTGTATATCCACACTCAAAGAGGCACAATATATCCTCGCTGAAGATGAGGAATTAAGAAATATAGTAAATCAACGATTGAGAAAAATCAGCAAAGAATATAAAGGGATAGTAAAGGTTAAACATGTCACAGTAATGATAAGGGATGATCTTGGCATGGGTGCGGTAGCAAGGTCGGTAAAGAGACCGTTAACAGGTATAAGAGTAGGAATTCATTATGGCTGTCACCTCTTAAAACCAAGCCAGATTATGCATGTTGATGATGCAGACTATCCGCAAATCCTTGATGATTTTGTGAGGGCAATGGGCGCAATCCCAGTTGAACATAAAGAAAGAATGTTATGCTGTGGCAAGGGCTGTATGGATGATGAACTGCCCCTTGAGATGACCGAATCAATATTTTCGGCGATCGATGCTGAGAATGCTGATTGTATGGGTCTTATCTGTCCTACCTGTTTTTCATCTTTTGATTTAGGACAATTGATGATTGCCCGTAAAAAGGGCAGAGAATTTAATATTCCGGTTATCTATCTATTCCAATTACTTGGCATTGCCCAGGGATTGAAGCCAGAAGAGGTTGGACTCCATACCCACCGCGTAAAGGCAGATAAAGTTTTAGAGAAGATAAAATGAATACTTTATTTTCAAATTCTAAATTCGAAGCACGAAATTCTAAGCGAATGGATAAAAATGGACAGAAGGTTAGGGTTGGGATGCTTGTCCAGCTTCTCAACCCCAACCCAATGACCATTAGCCATACTTTCAGATTTAAATATTCGGATTTCGAATTTGCAGAGCAATTGAAAGGGGGTGATTTAGATGCCACAGGATGAATTAAGAATCGGCGTCTTTGTCTGTGAATGTGGAACGAACATCGCTGGTTCGGTTGATGTTGATAATGTAGTTGAGAAGACAAAGGGTTTGAAAGATATAGTATATGCTACAAAGAATCGGTATATGTGCTCTGAGCCTGGCCAGGCAGAGATAAAGAAGGCAATCACCGAGCAAAGATTGAATCGGGTTGTCGTCGCTGCCTGTTCCCCGCGAATGCACGAAATGACATTCCGTAATTGTGTCTCTTCGGTCGGGCTCAATCCTTATCTTGTTGATATGGCAAATATAAGGGAACATTGTTCCTGGGTTCATATGGGAGACAGAGAAAA
This window of the candidate division WOR-3 bacterium genome carries:
- a CDS encoding 4Fe-4S dicluster domain-containing protein; translated protein: MEKEKIIVNFRFREKLNKVPGGKHHNYCYQCSACVASCPAARFTKEFNPRVILLKALLGMEEDLTGKDSVIWLCTNCYSCYERCPQDVRPIEVIIALKNICVEKGTAPENLTKLSENISKTGVSVVITSAVNRIRQELGLPELKKIPVEELKEII
- a CDS encoding nucleotidyltransferase domain-containing protein, with protein sequence MTVRVVKEIKKILAEDKSIKFAYLFGSFTEGENYNDIDIGIYIVPLVEKNLFKTTSDLKCKISKVLVKKGFNIKPDNVDIVVLNLVSFTFLNRVFKTGTLIFDRDYDLRTDLIEKNAIAYRGCIGILKETSIL
- a CDS encoding DUF86 domain-containing protein, producing the protein MRIDKDRIQNYLQDIKSCVNEIENLIIQYSDSEILSQPWLLRGLKYLLIEISEIMANTLMHILAKDKGKSVSGYIETIVKAGETGVLPKDLAERLKPIFDFRNSLVHRYWTISDESLLSFVRENYKSFLNFIEEVERYIKNSQRRKR
- a CDS encoding CoB--CoM heterodisulfide reductase iron-sulfur subunit B family protein, with amino-acid sequence MKVVPFWGCMMPLKYPQMELAIRKTLPNLGVELVDIEGFTCCPDPIYFKSRDKMKWLTIAARNLAVAEETGLDVITMCSGCISTLKEAQYILAEDEELRNIVNQRLRKISKEYKGIVKVKHVTVMIRDDLGMGAVARSVKRPLTGIRVGIHYGCHLLKPSQIMHVDDADYPQILDDFVRAMGAIPVEHKERMLCCGKGCMDDELPLEMTESIFSAIDAENADCMGLICPTCFSSFDLGQLMIARKKGREFNIPVIYLFQLLGIAQGLKPEEVGLHTHRVKADKVLEKIK